One region of Parambassis ranga chromosome 21, fParRan2.1, whole genome shotgun sequence genomic DNA includes:
- the LOC114426626 gene encoding enolase-phosphatase E1-like isoform X1, with amino-acid sequence MSHSSGDADSSTQTAQKMETSSQPVGPKEQKSDDNDSQLDSFTMTNPPLTQIMAEDEEKCQNIQREKKSSEIKDCVPHQDNQAADNTETSQPDSPEEEDKPNNMDPKSEPPAAENMETSPSQPDCSKETSVNREEEEQSAVSRQAAESNSEQTIKRLHSTNDTELSPDNQSDSHHQKKIQEEKMAEDREKCQKIPEELKRSEIKDCVPHQDNQAADNTETSQPDRPEEEDKPDDMYPKSEPPAAENMETSPSQPDCSKETSVNREEEEEQPAVSLQAAESNSEQTIKRLHSANDTELSPENQSDSHHQKKIQEEKMAVYEEKWQKILRELKSSEIKDCVPYAENVIRKRRIHPNDVVDLLADVVKSLPSKKLKTDADSSTQPAQKMETSSQPVGPKEQKKSDDNDSQMAVDEEKWQKILRELKSSEIKDCVPYAENVIRKRRIHPNDVVDLLADVVKSLPSKKLKTDADSSTQPAQKMETSSQPVGPKEQKKSDDNDSQMAEDEEKCQNIQREQKRCKIKDCVPCDQNIFTGMFSCFRCCKRKTARSWIPRVTPVSKVACVVTGETFGAHQTIVGKLENRIWTESSSVQECDIIIVFCPIFSRIGSDVGAVKSHAAVSSTNKPVIVVLMHHTRDEEFSPGGRKWFEDPRFVLEAHVLFHQTQRGLLQCAHNDQAVREIQRVIQTH; translated from the exons ATGAGCCATTCATCTGGAG ATGCAGACAGCTCCACCCAGACTGCACAAAAGATGGAGACATCATCACAACCTGTCGGACCAAAAGAGCAGAAATCTGATGACAATGATTCACAG CTGGATTCATTCACCATGACAAATCCGCCATTAACACAAATA ATGGCTGAGGATGAAGAGAAATGTCAGAACAtccagagagaaaagaagagctCTGAAATCAAAGATTGTGTTCCAC ATCAAGACAACCAGGCTGCAGACAATACAGAGACATCACAACCTGACAGTCCAGAAGAGGAGGATAAACCTAATAACATGGATCCAAAGAGTGAACCACCT GCTGCAGAAAATATGGAGACATCACCATCACAACCTGACTGTTCAAAAGAGACATCTGTTaacagggaagaagaagaacagtctGCTGTCTCTCGACAGGCTGCAGAGTCAAACAGTGAGCAAACTATAAAAAGACTACATTCAACTAATGACACTGAGCTCAGTCCTGACAACCAGTCAGACTCACACCATCAGAAGAAGATCCAAGAAGAAAAG ATGGCTGAGGATAGAGAGAAATGTCAGAAGATCCCGGAAGAACTGAAGAGGTCTGAAATCAAAGATTGTGTTCCAC ATCAAGACAACCAGGCTGCAGACAATACAGAGACATCACAACCTGACCGTCCAGAAGAGGAGGATAAACCTGATGACATGTATCCAAAGAGTGAACCACCT GCTGCAGAAAATATGGAGACATCACCATCACAACCTGACTGTTCAAAAGAGACATCTGTTaacagggaagaagaagaagaacagccTGCTGTCTCTCTACAGGCTGCAGAGTCAAACAGTGAGCAAACTATAAAAAGACTACATTCAGCTAATGACACTGAGCTCAGTCCTGAAAACCAGTCAGACTCACACCATCAGAAGAAGATCCAAGAAGAAAAG ATGGCTGTGTATGAAGAGAAATGGCAGAAGATCCTGAGAGAACTGAAGAGCTCTGAAATCAAAGACTGTGTTCCAT ATGCTGAAAATGTAATAAGGAAAAGACGAATTCACCCAAATGATGTTGTGGATTTGCTCGCTGATGTGGTGAAGAGTTTACCTTCAAAGAAACTAAAAACAG ATGCAGACAGCTCCACCCAGCCTGCACAAAAGATGGAGACATCATCACAACCTGTCGGACcaaaagagcagaagaaatcTGATGACAATGATTCACAG ATGGCTGTGGATGAAGAGAAATGGCAGAAGATCCTGAGAGAACTGAAGAGCTCTGAAATCAAAGACTGTGTTCCAT ATGCTGAAAATGTAATAAGGAAAAGACGAATTCACCCAAATGATGTTGTGGATTTGCTCGCTGATGTGGTGAAGAGTTTACCTTCAAAGAAACTAAAAACAG ATGCAGACAGCTCCACCCAGCCTGCACAAAAGATGGAGACATCATCACAACCTGTCGGACcaaaagagcagaagaaatcTGATGACAATGATTCACAG ATGGCTGAGGATGAAGAGAAATGTCAGAACATCCAGAGAGAACAGAAGAGGTGTAAAATCAAAGATTGTGTTCCAT GTGATCAGAACATATTCACTggaatgttttcctgttttcgatgttgtaaaagaaaaacag caAGGTCATGGATTCCCAGAGTGACACCAGTTTCCAAAGTTGCTTGTGTCGTTACTGGTGAGACATTTGGTGCTCATCAGACCATAGTAGGCAAACTGGAGAATAGAATCTGGACAGAGAGCTCAAGTGTGCAggaatgtgacatcatcattgtctTCTGTCCAATCTTTTCCCGCATTGGCTCAGATGTGGGAGCAGTCAAGAGTCATGCAGCAG TGTCATCAACTAATAAACCAGTCATTGTGGTGCTGATGCATCACACCAGAGATGAGGAGTTTTCACCTGGAGGAAGAAAATGGTTTGAAGATCCAAGGTTTGTGTTGGAGGCTCATGTTCTCTTCCATCAGACTCAGAGAGGATTACTGCAATGTGCACACAATGACCAGGctgtcagagaaatacaaagagTTATACAGACACACTAA